The window TGCGTCCCGGCCTGACGTTAAACTATGGCGTGCGCTGGGAGCTCCAGCTGCCCTTTGTCCCCGGCAACGACGTCTACTCCACGGCCACCATCGCTGATATCTGGGGAGTATCCGGCGTCGGCAACATGTTCAAACCCGGGACCTTGACGGGCAAGGTGCCGGAGTTCATCCAGTACAAGACGGGCACGAGCGCCTACAATCAGCGATGGAAGGACTTCGCTCCCACTGTCGGGGTTGCCTGGAGTCCAAAGTCGGATAACAAATGGCTGAGTCGCATCCTCGGGGAGACAGGCAACACGGTTGTCCGCGCCGGATATTCGATCGCTTTCAGCCGGATGGGAATGTCCACCTACCTTGGCGAATTCAGCGGCAATCCAGGCGGATCCCTGACGGCCACGCGAAACGTGTCCCGAGGCAACCTGGTAAGCGGCGTGGGCACCGATCAATGGCCGCTGCTTTTCCGCGACAGGACTCGGCTCACCCCGGGCACATTCCCGGATGCGCCGGTCTACCCGATCACATCGGCGACCTACTCGGAAACGGCTTCGATGACGGTCTTCGAACCCAATCTCAAGACACCCTACGCCCAGTCCTGGCAATTCGGTATCCAGCGCGAGCTTGGCAAGAGCATGGCCGTCGAAGTCCGCTACGTGGGCACCAAAGGTCTCCAGCCATGGTACACGTATGATTACAACGACACCGAGAGCAACATCTTCGAGAACGGAGTCTATGAAGAATTTCAACTGGCAATGAAGAACCTGCAGGCCAACGTCGCCAACGGGAAGGCATCCTCCGGCTTCAAGTACCTGGGGCCGGGAACAGGCACCTATCCCCTGCCGATCAGCCTTGCCTGGTTCAACGGGTTGCCCAGTTCCTCTGCGAGCGACCCGACGAAGTACACGGGCTCGAACTGGACCAGCAGCACCTATGAGGGCTACCTCAACAGGGTGAACCCAAACGCGGTATCTTACGCGTCAGCTTTGTACAGCGATGCCACCAAGCGCGCCAACGGCAAAGCAGCGGGCATGCCGGCCAATTTCTTCGTCACCAACCCCAACCTGCTCGGCGGCGTCGCCGTCCAGGGCAACGGCGGATACTCGATGTATAACTCGATGGTCATTGAGTTGCGTCGGCGCATGGCGCAGGGATTGCTGTTTCAGGCAAACTATACCTTTGCCAAAGCCTTCACAGGATCCTGGTACTCCCTCCGCCGCGAACGGTTCAACGACATAAGCACCGGCACTTTGCCTCACACCTTCAAGCTCAACTGGGTGTGGGAACTGCCGTTCGGCCAGGGCCGCAGGCTCGCTGCCTCCACGGGCAGGCTGCTCGACCGCCTTATCGGCGGCTGGGAATACCACGGCGTCTTCCGCATTCAGAGCGCCGATTGGGACGATTTCGGCAATGTCAAGGTGGTAGGCATGACGGACAAGGAACTCCAAAGCATCTACCAGCTGCGCTTTGATGATGCGAAACGCATCATCTATCAGCTGCCGGACGATATCATCCAGAACACCATCTTGGCGTACAGCTTCAGTCCGACTTCCGCAACCGGGTACAGCGGAGCCGCTCCCACTGGACGCTACTTCGCTCCCGCGAGAGGGGTAGACTGTACCTCAATCTTTTCTGAGGACTGCGCACCGCGCCATCATTATGTTCGCGGAGCACCGTGGGCCCGGGTGGACATGAGCCTGGTGAAGCGGATCCGTTTCACGGAGAGCAAGAACTTTGAGCTCCGCGGCGAGTTCCTGAATGCGTTCAACGAGGTCAACTTCAACTACACGACAGGATGCACCGGCACCAGCCTGAATATGTGCCAGGTGTCTGGAACGCAGGGCGGCCCGCGTACTATCCAGGTCATCGTGCGCTTCAACTTCTAATTTCTCCTTCTCGGAGGAACGCGGCCGGGCCGCGTTCCTCCGAGCCGCTTTTGCAAACGACGAGATACACGAAATGTCCGAGGTTTGTGGCCGCCGCCACACCGAGTGTTTCGTGGCGCCTGTAGTAAACCCCCTCAAACCGCAAGAAACGCCAGCCCCTATACGCCGGTCTCCGATCCCAGGCCGTTGTCTTTCGGCGCGAGGACGGATATAACTAACCTCTCATGGGCAACAGGAAACAAAGGCCGCGTCGGGCCGGCAGCAATTGCGATAACAGTCCGCCACAGCCGGATGCTCATTCCCGCGCGGCCGACACGACGCAGAATCATCGGATTTGGCTCTTGCTGCCGCTGCTATTGCTCGCTGTCTTGGCGGCCTATCAGCCGGCCTGGCACGGCGGCATGCTCTGGGATGATGATGCGCACATCACGCCCAGCGCGTTGCGCTCCCCCGGCGGATTGTGGCGCATCTGGTTCGACCTGGGCGCAACCCAGCAATACTACCCGGTCGTCCATTCCGCTTTCTGGTTCCTATACAGGCTCTGGGGCGAGAGCACCCTCGGTTATCACCTCCTCAATATCACCCTCCACGCCCTGTCTGCATTCCTCCTGGCCGTCATCCTGCGCCGCCTCGCTGTCCCGGGGGCCTTTCTTGCCGCTCTCATCTTCGCCCTCCACCCTCTCCAGGTCGAGTCCGTCGCCTGGATCTCCGAGCTGAAAAACACCCTCTCGGGTGTGTTCTACCTCGGTTCCACCCTGGCTTATCTGCACTTCGACAAAAGCCGTCGGAAGCGCTTCTTTGCTGTAGCATTGGCACTATTCATTCTCGCCGTACTCAGCAAAACCCTTACCGCCACGCTGCCGGCTGCACTCCTCGTCCTCCTCTGGTGGCAGCGCGGCACGCTCAGCCGGCGTCGCGACCTGATGCCGCTTGCGCCATTTTTCGCGCTCGGCATCACCGCAGGCCTGCTCACCGCCTGGGTCGAGCGAGCCTTGATCGGGGCCCAGGGGGCCGAGTTTCAATTCACCTTCATCGAGCGCGGCCTCATCGCCGGCCGCGTTATCTGGTTCTACCTCGTCAAACTCTTCTGGCCGGCGAATCTCATCTTCATCTACCCGCGCTGGCAGGTCAGCCAGACAGTATGGTGGCAGTACCTCTATCCTGCCGGCGTGCTCGCCTTGCTGGCCGGCCTGTGGCGGCTGCGCAAACGATCCCGCGCACCCCTGGCCGCCCTGCTGCTCTTCTGCGGGACCCTGTTTCCTGCGCTCGGTTTCTTCAATGTGTTTCCTTTCCGTTTCTCTTTCGTCGCGGATCACTTTCAATATCTCGCGAGCCTGTCCATCATCGCGCTCTTCTCCGCCGGCCTGGCGATTCTGGCCAGGCGCTGGAATCTCCATCACAAGGCCGACGCGGCAGCGCTCCTGGTTCTGGGAGCCGCTCTGGGCGCGTTGACCTGGAGCCAGAGCCGCCAGTACACCGACGCGACGACACTCTATCGGGCGACGCTCAGCCGCAATCCTACCTGCTGGATGGCCTACAACAACCTTGGAATCCTGGAACTGGGCGGCCGCCCTGATGAGGCTATGGCTCACTTCAGAGAGGCCCTGCGACTTAAACCGGATTATGCCGAGGCGCTCAACAACATGGGTCAAGCCCTGGAAACGCAGGGGCACATTGAAGAGGCGATTGCGCACTACCAGGATGCCCTGCGGGTCGATCCGGACTACTTTGATGCGCAGTACAACCTGGGCCGGTTATTGCAGAAACTGGGCAGACCCGAGGCACTGGAAACCTTGACGGTGGCCGTGCGGCTCCGGCCGGATTTCGCGGAAGCCCGCAACAGCCTGGGCAACAGCCTGGAAAAGCTCGGCCGGCATGAGGAGGCTCTGGCTCAATACGAAATGGCATTGCGGCTCAAGCCCGATTCGGTGGAGGCCCGGAATAATCTGGGAAATGTGATGCAGGCGATGGGCCGCCTGGACGAGGCCCTCGCACAATTCCGGGAAGCCCTGGAGCTCAAACCTGACAATCCCGAGGCGCACCACAATCTGGGTGTCACGCTGCAACACATGGGTCGTGCCGAGGAAGCAGTGGCCAGCTACAGAGAGGCCCTGCGTCTCAAGCCCGACTATGCCGAGGCCCATATCAACCTGGGCTTCG is drawn from Terriglobia bacterium and contains these coding sequences:
- a CDS encoding tetratricopeptide repeat protein; amino-acid sequence: MLPLLLLAVLAAYQPAWHGGMLWDDDAHITPSALRSPGGLWRIWFDLGATQQYYPVVHSAFWFLYRLWGESTLGYHLLNITLHALSAFLLAVILRRLAVPGAFLAALIFALHPLQVESVAWISELKNTLSGVFYLGSTLAYLHFDKSRRKRFFAVALALFILAVLSKTLTATLPAALLVLLWWQRGTLSRRRDLMPLAPFFALGITAGLLTAWVERALIGAQGAEFQFTFIERGLIAGRVIWFYLVKLFWPANLIFIYPRWQVSQTVWWQYLYPAGVLALLAGLWRLRKRSRAPLAALLLFCGTLFPALGFFNVFPFRFSFVADHFQYLASLSIIALFSAGLAILARRWNLHHKADAAALLVLGAALGALTWSQSRQYTDATTLYRATLSRNPTCWMAYNNLGILELGGRPDEAMAHFREALRLKPDYAEALNNMGQALETQGHIEEAIAHYQDALRVDPDYFDAQYNLGRLLQKLGRPEALETLTVAVRLRPDFAEARNSLGNSLEKLGRHEEALAQYEMALRLKPDSVEARNNLGNVMQAMGRLDEALAQFREALELKPDNPEAHHNLGVTLQHMGRAEEAVASYREALRLKPDYAEAHINLGFALQGLGRLDEAATQYRETLRLKPGYADAHFNLGNVLQGMGRIGEAAAQYQQAIQYRPDDAEIHNNLGVALERLGRLNEALTQYREALRLNPHSADARANISRISTVLFRKGEHGQSRVPLIYRLEIRS